Below is a window of Pseudarthrobacter equi DNA.
CGGCTCTAACAAGACCGGACGGAGCTGCCCCACGGCCAGCCGGCAATACCAACAGAAGGAAGCACTTAGAGCATGAAAGCTGTGTTGTTAAGATTGGCCGGCTTTACGGGGTTGCCCCTGGTGTCGATACTGACCCCGTTCCTTCTTGTTCCCATAGTGGCGCGCGTTGCCGGGGAGGGCGGCTGGTCTACCGTCGCATCCGGGCAGGCCATTGGGGCCTTTGGCGGTGCAGTCATCGCGTGGAGTTGGAACACCCTCGGCCCAGTAGAGATAGCCCAGAACCCTTCCCAGCAGCACCGTGCCGAGGTTTACCGGCAAAGCATCAGAACCAGGCTGGTCCTGTCGGCGTTGGTTTTCCCGTTTGTGTTCATACTGGCCTGGCAGTTGGCAGCCCCTGACCACCGGCTGGATGGCGCAGCGATGTCCATGACCACCGCTGTTGCTGGACTATCCCCGGCCTGGTATTGCATCGGCGCAGGAAAGCCTGCCCTTCTGGCAACGTTCGACGCGCTTCCCCGGGTGGCGGCCACAATTGTTGCCGTCCCCGTGATCTTGCTGACGACTCATATTTGGCTGTACGGAGTCATCCTGCTCGCTGCCGTTGGCGTAAGCCTGGTCATATTCCAACGCATCGTAGTCCCGGAACGGGGTAAAACCTTCACGTCCTGGGGCGGAACTTGGCGCTACTTGCGCCAACACTTCGGGCCGGCCGCCATCAGCCTGTCCGGCACAACTTACGCAGCAACCCCTGTCCCCATAGGCCAGGCCCTTGTTCCCAATACCGTTATGGCTGGATTCAGTTCCGCGGACACGGTCTACCGTTTCGGTCTCTTCTCCGTG
It encodes the following:
- a CDS encoding lipopolysaccharide biosynthesis protein, with amino-acid sequence MKAVLLRLAGFTGLPLVSILTPFLLVPIVARVAGEGGWSTVASGQAIGAFGGAVIAWSWNTLGPVEIAQNPSQQHRAEVYRQSIRTRLVLSALVFPFVFILAWQLAAPDHRLDGAAMSMTTAVAGLSPAWYCIGAGKPALLATFDALPRVAATIVAVPVILLTTHIWLYGVILLAAVGVSLVIFQRIVVPERGKTFTSWGGTWRYLRQHFGPAAISLSGTTYAATPVPIGQALVPNTVMAGFSSADTVYRFGLFSVMALGNTFQGWTLEPQEASPKKRHTAAIVSHLALGLAGAAFLAILGPLATEIILGSVNKAGQATCALYGLSFLFISASTPFIRNLLLPQGRQRLILVWTLISAVIGITLMFLAASRGWADGIALAMALSEAILFLGLLVPGLRLLKKA